The genomic DNA GTGCTCCCACCCTGCCTCCAAGGGCccgaggaggaagatgatgctCCAGTCCAACTTCCCCCCTATAGGAACTCCTGGTACGAGCCGAGATTGGGGAAGACGCCAGCCTCAGAGTTGAGGTCCAGGTATTCCAtgtggcggcggggagcggagagggagggggccagCGGCGAGGCGAAAGGGCCGAAGTCATCTTCGTCCACATCGTCTGGGGGAGTGCGGAAGCTTCGGGTAGCGGATGAAGACGCCTGAGACAGGAACTCCCGGTAGTTGTCCATGGGTGCGGTGGTGGGGAGGGCCGGGTGCGGTGGTGGGGAGTGCCGGGACCGGCAGCGTGGGGACAAGAGGGAGGGGGCGGATTCGGCGTGGGGAGGTTCAGAACTGGTGGATCCGGCGTGTGGAGGTTCGGGGGTGGCGGATCCGGTAGGGGGAAGGGAacgagcggtggtggcggtcggAACCGGGAATGgaggtggcgagcggcgggcggcattCGAGAGGGAGCAAGCGAGGAGGAGACTGGTGGCAGGGGTGGGAGGGCGCGGCCGTCGGCATCGGGGAGGAGccagcgggcgggcggcgtCATGGGGGAGGGAGCGAGCGGTGGATGGGTGGCGTTCAAGGGGAGactggcggcgggggtgggaggGCGCGGGGGGTGGGCAGTAAGGAGTGTCAACCAAAGATTTTAGTCCATTTCAGCTGGGGTATGGTGGGCTAGAGGATTTTAGTCACCTTTTAGTCCTGGTGTCTGGGACTTTAGTCCACCTAAAGTGCTCATATTAGTCCAGATTTTAGTCCAAAAGTAACCAAACATCCCTAGGTACTAGTACGGTGACATATGCTTAGACTGATTATTGCAGCCATCATCAGCTTCGTTCAACGATCACAATTTATTGCAGGAGCCAAGTGCGCACACTGATCAAGTGCTCCGTGGCCAGCTTCCTTTGGGGCTTCTTCCAGTGGTTCTACACGGCCGGGGAGGGCTGCGGATTCGGGCAGTTCCCTGCACTAGGCCTGACAGCTTATCAGAACCGGTATCTGAAAATTCACTGAAAACACGCCGCTGTTTTCCTTGTTTCTTTTTGTTTCGAAACCAGCGACTTACCCCTGTATTCAGCTCCTTCGATTCAGTTGTCACATGAAACCTTTTTAGATATAAAGGAGTTGTCACATGAAACTGAACTACTACACTATCTTCGTCTTGTCAGGTTTTACTTTGATTTCTCGACGACCTACATCGGTGCAGGAATGATCTGCCCGCACATTGTGAACATCTCAGTCCTGCTCGGAGGAATCCTATCGTGGGGAGTCATGTGGCCTCTGATAGCCGAGAAAAGAGGGAGCTGGTTTGGTGCTGAACTTTCAGACAGTTCACTCGAAGGAATGCAAGGCTATCGGGTACTAGTGTGCCTATTTGTCATCATCTGTTGAATATATCCTGATTCCTGATCATGTTAAAGAAAACAGGACTTCAAGGTGATGTTCGAATCTGATTTAAGCTAGGCTATCTGAACTGTTGCAGGTGTTCATTGCCATTGCCATCATACTAGGGGATGGCCTCTACAAGTTCGCCATGGTGCTCACGTGCACTGTCGCCGCGATAGCAGCGTCAACCGAGAAGAGGAAATTCTTCGGCGCGCTCCCCGTGAACAGCGACGACAGAACGAtctccggcagcggcgccgctCCCGAGACGCCGCCCTCGTTCGACGACGCTCGCAGGACCGAGTTCTTCCTCAAGGACCAGATCCCGACGCCGGTGGCGATCGGTGGctacgtcgccgtcgccgccgtctccatcaTCGCCGTGCCTCACCTCATCTTCCCGCAGCTCAAGTGGCACCACGTCCTGGCGGTCTACCTGATGGCGCCCGTGCTGGCCTTCTGCAACGCCTACGGGATGGGCCTCACGGACTGGTCCCTCGCGTCCACGTACGGCAAGCTCGCCATCTTCGTCTTCGGCGCGTGGGCCGGCAAGCCCCACAGCGGCGTGCTGGTGGGGCTCGCCGCGTGCGGCATCATGATGAGCATCGTGTCCACAGCGGCGGACCTGATGCAGGACTTCAAGACCGGCTACATGACGCTGGCCTCGCCGCGGTCCATGTTCGTCAGCCAGGTGGTCGGCACCGCCATGGGCTGCGTCGTCGGGCCCAGCGTCTTCTGGCTCTTCTACCGCGCGTTCGACGGCGTCGGCACGGAAAGGAGCGCGTACCCGGCGCCCTACGCCATCGTGTACCGGAACATGGCCATCCTCGGCGTCGACGGCTTCTCCAAGCTGCCGAAGCACTGCCTCACGCTCTGCTGCGTCTTCTTCGTCGGAGCCATCGCCCTCAACATGGCCAAGGACCTGGCGCCGAGGAAGGTGGCGAGGCTCATACCGCTCCCCATGGCGATGGGGATCCCGTTCTACATCGGCTCCTACTTCGCCATCGACATGTTCCTGGGGAGCGTGATACTGTTCGCGTGGGAATGGGTGGACAAGGCGCAGGCGGACGCGTTTGGCTATGCCGTCGCGTCCGGATTGATCTGCGGCGACGGGGTGTGGACTCTGCCGCAGGCCGTGCTGTCGCTTTTCAACGTGAAGCCGCCGATCTGCATGAAGTTTCTGTCAAGAGGTGTTAATTACAAAGTGGATGACTTCATTGGAACATTGTCTTAGAAACTCGGGGAAGAAGCCACCTTTCCTGCTTTCCACCAGCACACACTCTGTTCTGCATTGTCATGCTCCAAGTAAGACTGAAACTGTTCTAGTACTACCCTGCATTGAGTATCATGCTCTAATTAAGACTGAAACTATTATACCCTGCAATGTGAAGCCAGTAAATGAAAAATTGTTATGGTGAACCACTTGGCAGTGGAAACGATACTGTAGTACAGGATTGTGCCAACAAGTatttgtttcaactttcaacgaAAACTAGATATCTTCACATTTATTATCTGAACTGGGTACAGTAAATTGTGTTACCCTGTATTTGAGTTATGAACATGACCGGTCAATGGCAAATCATACCCATTGATGTTTATTCTTTACATTACAAATGACTATCTTAGTTTCACAGATATACCATTCAGATCAGATAGCCAGTAGGTTACAAACCATCAATCTATCTTCTGATCGAAACAAGTGGTTGCAACTTTCAACTTGAATTCCAGCATCATTTTGGCAGTAGTACCCGGCATATGGAATGCACTGTATGTAGCATTGCAGGATGAAGCTCCATCTGTAATTCAGTAATGCACAGTACTAATTCACTTAGGAGCTTTATCCAGGGTTTTCTTTAGATCAAGGAGTTTTGACCACCTTTGGCTGGAAATCTTCTTTCTCTGGTTACTACCATCTGTGATTTTTGAAGATAAACATTATTGACAAGGATCTCTACAATTTCAGCATCACCAACTGAAAATAAGTGCGCTTAATTTGAGCAAGCGCTTACTTTGCCATACGACCGTAGACTTTTCGCAGGCCTCTGAACAGGAGCTCTGCATATGATGTAAACATACTAATCAGCAACATAGCAGGTAGTTTCATTCCAAAAGGAAAAGGGGTAACATAGCAGGTAGTAATCCTTAATCAACATGGCATGCTGTAGGGTTGTTGTTAGGGCCATTGTTTCACCTTAGCCGATGCCGTTAATCGTACGGTCTCTTGGATTACCGAATCAAGATCAACTTCCTCTCCCGGTCTCACATAGATGACCTGTTAAAGGATGAAAGAAGCTGTAACAATATCCTCATACTGATGTGTGGATGCAGCTTCTGAAATTGAGTAACAAATACAGAAATGTGAGTAGTGCTGCTTCAGAAATCAGAACTCATACCGACGGATCACTATCGCCGAGATAAGGCAGCCCGCTCTGATCTCTTCTAGATGACGACAGAACCGTGAGATTGAACTGCTCATCGATCTGCAGAGTGCAGAGCAATAGCATGTCAGCGGTTCTATAATGTGATCTAATGCTGCTCCGGGTTATTGCAGTATTTTAAATCGTGTCATAAAACGAAGAAGATTTCAAGTGAGAGTACAGTACGTTTGTGCAGTAGGGCGAGGAGCAGGAATCGCAATTTTTTCTGAACGATGTCAGGACTCGCCCTTTTATTGACATCCCAAACTGAGTGTGCTGAAAATCAGGCAGCACAAATATCAGTTCCTCGTCTGCATACCTGCTGGACCTCCCTCACATCATGTTCTTCAGACACAGACACTGCAGGCTTCAGGAGAGAAAGAGCACTCACGCCATAAGCCAAGGCGATTTACCTGCTGAACTACAAGGTGCACGAGCACATCGGCGTCCCTCTGCCCGTCCTCGATAAGATCGTCCAGGTGCAGCTGCCGCATCGTCAGGTCGAAGTCGCTGCTCCACTGATCCCCTCCGCCGCGTGCCGTTCCCACGGAGACCAGGCtctgccgcgcgccgccggttCCCCTCCGGCGGCTCCTTCGGACGCCCTGGGATCGAGTCAAGCAGCACGGAATGAGCTGCGGCGGGATCATCCGAACAAACTGCCGTGGATGGACGCTACGCTATGCACCTGCGTGATTTGCACTTTCTTCAATGGCTCGTCGTCTTCAGTCGAGAGCTGCGCGTGAACGGCGAGGTTTCTGCATCGGGCGCCGCGGCTTCGGCTGCCTGGGAGCGGCGTCGTGGCCGGATTCGGCAGCAGCCTCAGCGCGTGGTTGCAAGCTCTCGCCATGATTTCCAGGCTTCGCAGTTCAGCAGAGCTGTGCCTAGGCTGCGCTGGCGCTCAAGGCCTGAAGCTGAAGATACTACTGTTAGCTTATCAGCTTATCGTTTGCTCCACCGTGGCCTCAGTGACATGTGGCGCTGGTTCATCAGTATGTTGGTTTTACGGCTTTACTCCTAGACGTAACGTAAGGCACTGAACTACACGGCGTCATAAATATCATTTTTGCGTCAAAAATATAACAATGATAATACATGgcaaaattatttttctataaagGTACAAATTGTTACAGCTTGAGTTTTACACCCAACttctcaacaaaaaaaaaagagttttgcacccaaCCATCCGTTATTACAAGTTTAGCCAGTAGTTGAACGATAGTTGGGGGGAGAGAAGATGGAAAACAATTAAGCACAAATCCTATTAATAAGCATCCACCAAAAAGATTCCAGAAGACCTCCACAATGTGCAACACACCCGCTTCATCTTTTCCAGGACACTCTCAGGCTaatcttttccttcttcttccttctcattttcttctttctcctcttcatgTCTCTCAATTAAGTTATAATCTTCACAATTATCACACGGCCA from Setaria italica strain Yugu1 chromosome VII, Setaria_italica_v2.0, whole genome shotgun sequence includes the following:
- the LOC101783990 gene encoding probable metal-nicotianamine transporter YSL12, which codes for MKLSLTTGIIPSLNVSAGLLGFFFLRVWTAPVKNPGRRPFTRQENTVVQTCVVAAYGIAFSGGFGSYLFGMSETIAAQAAEENNADNVKEPRLSWMIGFLFLVSFVGLFALVPLRKVALNLLVRLILLQVMIVDYKLTYPSGTATAHLINGFHTPDGSERAESQVRTLIKCSVASFLWGFFQWFYTAGEGCGFGQFPALGLTAYQNRFYFDFSTTYIGAGMICPHIVNISVLLGGILSWGVMWPLIAEKRGSWFGAELSDSSLEGMQGYRVFIAIAIILGDGLYKFAMVLTCTVAAIAASTEKRKFFGALPVNSDDRTISGSGAAPETPPSFDDARRTEFFLKDQIPTPVAIGGYVAVAAVSIIAVPHLIFPQLKWHHVLAVYLMAPVLAFCNAYGMGLTDWSLASTYGKLAIFVFGAWAGKPHSGVLVGLAACGIMMSIVSTAADLMQDFKTGYMTLASPRSMFVSQVVGTAMGCVVGPSVFWLFYRAFDGVGTERSAYPAPYAIVYRNMAILGVDGFSKLPKHCLTLCCVFFVGAIALNMAKDLAPRKVARLIPLPMAMGIPFYIGSYFAIDMFLGSVILFAWEWVDKAQADAFGYAVASGLICGDGVWTLPQAVLSLFNVKPPICMKFLSRGVNYKVDDFIGTLS
- the LOC101773181 gene encoding large ribosomal RNA subunit accumulation protein YCED homolog 2, chloroplastic, with the protein product MARACNHALRLLPNPATTPLPGSRSRGARCRNLAVHAQLSTEDDEPLKKVQITQGVRRSRRRGTGGARQSLVSVGTARGGGDQWSSDFDLTMRQLHLDDLIEDGQRDADVLVHLVVQQHTQFGMSIKGRVLTSFRKNCDSCSSPYCTNIDEQFNLTVLSSSRRDQSGLPYLGDSDPSVIYVRPGEEVDLDSVIQETVRLTASAKSSCSEACEKSTVVWQNGSNQRKKISSQRWSKLLDLKKTLDKAPK